ATAAACCAATGCGGTCAAAGATGCTACGGGTgcgggagcatggatcacagGTTGGCAAGCTGCCCCAAGAGAAGTGGGACGCAAGAGAACATTCGAGTGTGCTTTTATTGCAAGGAGGTCGGACATATCAGGCCACATTGTCCAAGGTTACAGCAGTTGACAATGAGAGGTATGCAGCTGAGGGAGGGGCCGGGCGCCAATCCCGGAGTTTAGTTCCTTTATGTTTTCATTGGTTCTGTTAAGCTTTTGCGTTTTGGAATTGTAGACGTTTGTTGCATTTGagaatttaataagatgattagttcttatgaaattttgatGCGTAATGGATGAATGTTtatgtgatttgtaaaatgGAGAGAAATTCTTGAtatagaagtttctataagtggaaagtttccaaaagatgaaatttctaaaaatggaaagttttaggGGAGATAGAAGTTCCCATTTTTAGCGTTTgcgagccttggaggggcttgtgtggcctttttggcgggctgtttagccaattgtgtggccgcTGTGCTTACTGGTGTTGTTGAAGAGGATTCATTAAGATGATTGATTAGTTCCTATGGAATCCTGAGGTATATTGGGtatataaatggaaagtttccatgaatagaaattttctaaaaatgtgaagttctatgaatagttaggacttgtctattttgGAAAGGGTATGTGAAACACCGGAGttgcggcttgcaaagcatttgatgcggtgaatcagaatatgcgaacgtatggtacttgtttgttttattacgctcgtattgatgatttgctgtggataATTGCCAAGCAGAAAAAGCTAGTTATGGAGATTGCGGTTGCAAACAAATAGAacgttttatgaatagttagaacttgtctatttttgaaaagggcGTGTGTAAACACACGAATGGTTAAGATGTGTTAGAGTTGGTCTGATTAGTGGTCATGATGGTGTtgatattccagtgagggaatatggtggttggtaggacattgtgatgttatACGCAAACCACGGGAGGTGGTTCCGGTCAGGAGATGCTTATAGACAttaggacttgtttgctcatgaggagatgattagttctcctggggggatgattagttctccggatgagatgattagttctcctgaggggatgattagtttcCCTAGTGCACTGCAGGCTTGACGGGTTGCTACCCTGAGAGCGGCaaaggagatgattagttctcctaggggatgattagttccccggaggggatgagtagttcccctggtaccgagatctcgagggtgatgatccgagagtgagacggtatgcTCGAGGACGACAGTCTGAGAGTGCAGGCGGTGTAGTTCGACGGTTGCAACCTGAGAACGtatgagtgagagagcaaacaatgtATAGGATGTGGGTATGAGCATAGTGGTTGGATGAGACCTCAGAGGTCGGGTTAAATCTCATGTTGTTGTATTGTGCTGACTAGTGAGGTCAGGGTCGAGTGGACTGTTGGGTCACGTGAATGTGcaggctgttgcgacagttgcacggaAGGCCTTGGCTGATGATGTTCAGTCCGGTCGGAGATTGTGTGGGCGTGGTGACGATTTCACGGGGTTCCTTGGTGGAGGGACgatgttgcgggattcgaggacgaatccttattggtgggggagaattgtaacgctcGCGAAccaatttctagaattttggttagggtgtcgatcgacaccacttgtggtgttggtcgacaccgtTTTTTGACGGTTCgattggttcgattttaatcgtccggtttgcgtggttggtttaggagaagcccttaactcgagtttaaaaggggaactcgacttatttcgtccttttagggtttttggaagagaagcagagagaagaaggagaaaacatttttgagagagatttgtgagatcctGTGCTGTTCTAGAGAGATCTAttgctgtggagtgaagatcttgtgctaggaacaaaggagaatgtttctaagtgttggattcgtcgttgtcgagtgagaatcttcctgcaaaagaggtgagtgcttgaccatggctgatttAAGCCTGATATCTctgttgttttggctgtttctttgtgtttgtggtgtttttcttgtgtgggttggttgttttcatgttcccataggttcctgagaagtttggaagagtttgggaaggtttggaagcagtttggaacggaggttcgtcgttcggctTCGTGCAGATCGTGTCTACGGaggtggtgtcgatcaacaccagttagtgtcagtcgacaccatgttggttgagtgttggtcgacaccgaATTAGTGTCGGTCTACACCAACTtagtgtcgagcgacaccagacttaaccgagtctttcctggtttgttgtgttgtttgtgttttggttgttggatttaataatagaatctcagttgcttgtgtgtatagcccaatagatgggaggatggcctcactgagtgtttattaaatactcacgcatctcaatttgtgtttgcggtgcaggtaaaggcaaagtgtgaacgtggaatcaaggcgatgaggaggaggatgatctagggtctcatttgtgtgttgttggttatttatggttatgtgttggaaccttggttagagttatgttaggttgttggatagattAGTTAGgaattttattgtattaatgatatgttggtttggtattgtttgtacGTCTCCGCTGTGTAAGATGGTTATGGCTGGtttagatgatgtttttgtggtttgggttgatttaattaagtagtatggatgcttaattatatattgtatttttatttaaaaaaaacgggtcgggtcgtttcagtttggcgcaccaataacctactggtgaaTTTAGATGATTAGTTTCATTTCCACGGTGAGGGTTTAGGATTAATGCcttgcagggccagcttggggtaaGTTGGGGTGGCTagcgggggctagtggggtccatggGAAGGATTGTCACATAAATGATATTGTTGGGATATACATTATGGAAGATTTGTACCATTACATGGCCTCTAGTCAAAGGTTGCAAGTAAGCACTAgctcataatattttttttttgtcaactccTAACTCagaatttattatatttatttttatatgtacatcatttttatgttaattttttatttaaatgaaaagaaagaaaacaaataaaaaagataaatatatatatgtgaaggaAACACTATTTCAAAGCACAAGATAATAGAAGAATCTACTTTAATTAGAATAATATCATAAGATAATATCTACTAATAATTTCAtgttaattatgtttattaaaatacaGAAATACATTTTGGGAATATATGGTATATGTGATaagaagacaaaataaatattggaATGCTTTCTATATTACAACTATTTTTAGCTTAAGAtaatttgctttttaaaaaatatgtttcttaattACAATAATATACTTCAATCAAATGACATAGATAATGAtgtattaaaagtttttattagAAAACACATGTCAAAAAAGATAGATTAGTAAATAAGGATCTTAAGGGATATCGAAATGATACAGTTGGAATATATATTATGGAAGATTTATACTGTTACATAGCCTCAAATGTGGGGTTGAAAACAAGCCCTAGCTCAGATTTATAatctaaatatttaaatgtacatcatatttgatgttaattttgtatttaaatgaaaagaaagaaaaaactaaaaaagaaaatgtaattaaataaatatgtaaaagaaatattattttaaagcaccaggtaatagaaaaaaactaCTTTAACTAGAATAATAATATGATAAGATAAtatctataataattttatgtgaATTAAGTTTATTAAAATCAGAAATACATTTTAGTATATATGGCATATGTGATAAAAAGACAATATAAATATTGGATACTTTCTATGTTGCAGCTATTTTTAGCTTAAGACAAtttgcttttaaaaaatatgtttcttagatATAATAACATACTTCAATCAAATGACATAGATAATGATGTATTAAAATTTCGTTTTACAAAACACATGTCAAAAAGAGGTATATATATCATAGGTTAATTTTTAAGAGTTGTTtatcaacaaattttaaatattatatatagtgcCACCAACAACACTTTTTCTTCCAACAAAACAATTAACTATTTTCAACGATCTCTTTAAAATATTCATACTTTCTCTCTCCAAAAATGAAGCTCTCTAACCGTGTTTTTTCAGCCCTTCTCCTTATCTCTTTTATCATTCTTGCTACCACTACAGGTACAATACTCATGTCATGTTAGAGTATCAAAATTATCATACATACAAGTATGTGAATTTAGTTGTTATATCGTAATGAATATACATTTTTCTTATAGACATTAATTATTAAGTACTAACACATATATGCtcaaatgtttttatatatatagagatgggTTTGGCGGATAAAATATGCAAGACACGGAGCGACCGTTTCTCAAGTGTGTGCTTTAGCAGTAACAGTTGTGCCATCATATGCCAACAATTCGAGAAATTTGAAGGCGGTCAATGCGAATTCGATGGAGTCTTCCGTCGTTGTTTATGCACCAAAGCCTGTTAAAGACTATCATAATATTATCAAGATTCACTTGTATTTCAAACTTCTTCCTTCAATAATTGCTATGTGGTTGTTGGagaatatatctatatatcttgAATTACAGACATTCcttgttaaatttgggtttttaatattttattttcggatttctttgttcttcaaaataactaaaaataatataaaatatataaattaattaaaaaatatatttaagcattaaaataaaaagtttccttttattttaatcaatgttatattcaaaaaaaaagcttatataGATACTTTCTTAGACTAACTCGTCGTGTTTAAATGATTGCAAAGTAAAAACTGAGGATCGATATACCTCCCATGATAAACGTATATATCGAAAATTTGGTGATACCACATTTTACAACATCGTTTGCAATTCTTCAAAATCTAATTCAATGGCACATCATATTCTTATAATCATGTATTGATTCCGCAGAATacatatttcattttttggtcATAAACATATTACATAGCCAAAAGCATATATTAGTGTAACACATCTGAATTAATCAAAATTAGGAATACAATTAGGCTAACCACTTCCATGTCAAGTGAACTGGCTCAGACTTCCCCAACCTAACATAAATTTGTGCCGCAAAAGAAATTCCAACCCgagaaatcaagcaaaaaaatgTCTATCTCCACCATATCCTGAGTCTCTTAGAACCATACTCTGAACAGAAGGTTGATGTCTCTCATAAAAATTGAGCTCCATATTGGTCGAAATTTTTTGCCAGACTAGTTGGCTGCGAAAAGTCAAATAAGTAAATGAGGACTTTAATGGAGATCGAAATGAGAGTTGGGATATATATTATGGAATATTTGTACTATTACATAGTgtgaaaaatattgatttgaccacctatatAGTATATAGAACTTATCGTTTCTGTCAAGGATattgagagaactccagagttatgCATGCTTGAGATaaagtagtttcaggatgggtgacattccgagaagtgattgtcgaacTGTACGagtaaggacaaaacacagggaaaaattatgtggtgatttgtagggaaggtaaaaaaatctttaaagtctcctggacgtagcaaaccgaccgtcagatATCGGAAATTGAAGTAGATTTGGTTTCATCATTGTTGGTTTATTAACCTGATCGATTTATTGATTAACCAAAatgatggtttaattaattattggtttagctattttcttgtttaatttaattaaaccaaagaggCCTTAATTCTTGTATACAAGGTTCGACGcttctcttctttttagttGTAGAGGTTTGTCGTTGTTGGTTcctcagagaaagagagagggagctCTTGGTCGAttgtgaaggagaaggagaaagagatcaacaaagctttttattagagagaaggagaaggagaaagagatcaacaaagctttgtattagagagaaggagaaggagctgAATCGTTAGGCTTTGGGAGAAAACAGTTGCGACATAGCAGATCAAAACTCAAAGGTAACGAATTTGGTAGAGTTATTACCAAGACTTTCAtagtcattctcctttttacaaaagtatatttggatttaaattcgatgagttattggcagtttcgtgagacacgttttctcagacacCAATTGGGACTATCGGGTATTGGAACTGATATTGTGGTTTCGTATGGTTTCTGATCGGCACGAAATTTGGTAGGAAGCTTTGTGACGTCTAGGGGTAGGTTTTCACCAGAGGAATTTGATATTTAACGCTTTGTTTTAATATTAGGGTTTCGCCTTtaagactgttttttttttatgtttctgtccagtttgcttcaaggttgctttttgttttgtgatttgttGTATGACGTTTCTGGACTGGTTCAGACGCGAGGagagttttttttctggttGTACTTGTTGTTATAAttaaggtgagtgtgtgaccatgagcttatctgagcgattgagttgtatgacttgttttgtgtggtGATGTATAGATGTGGTGAAATGTTATCAGATGTTCTGTTCAatggctggtttgttatgttttatttgtggttgtactcttgattagcttgtgtgtatagctcgtagatgggaggatgatCTAGAGTCTCGGTTATTGTGTTAgggttatgttattgatgttggaaccttggttagagttatgttaggttgttggatagaatggttatgaatgttattgtattgatgatatgttggttttgtattgtttttatgTTTCCGCTAAGATTATTGGTTGTTGCTGGTTAATGATGAATTGTGGTTtgattggtttaattaagtagtatcaGATGCTTAAATATATATcgttattattataaaaaaacgggtcgggttgtttgaGGATCGATCTACTTCCCATGATAAACATATAGATAATTTGGTGATGCCACATTTTACAACATCTTTTGTAATTGGTCAAAATCTAATTCAATGACAAAACTTATTTCAATAGTCATGTACTGATTCtgcagaatatatatatattttatttctgttAATAACATATTACATAACCAAAAGCATATATAAGGGTAACACATCTGCATTAATCAAAATTAGGAACACAATTAGGCTAACCACTTCTGTGCCAAGTGAACTAGCTCAGACTTCACCAACCTGAAGTAAATATGCGCCTCAAAAGAGATTCCAACCcaagaaatcaagcaaaaaattgTTCTTCTCCACTATATCCTGAGTCTCTTAGAATCACACTCTGAACAGAAGTTGGATGTTTCTCTTAAATACTAAGCTCCACATTGGTTGAAAATTTTTGTCGGACTAGTTGGCTGCAAAAAGACAGATAAGTAATTGAGGATCTTACTGGAGATCGAAATGATACAGTTGGGATATGTATTATGGAAGATTTGTACTATTACATAGCCTCCAGTGAGGGATTGCAAGCAAGCCCTgacttaaaatttataatctaaatCTTTATATGTACATCATATTAatttgatgttaattttgtatttatatgaaaagaaagaaaaacaataaaaagagaaattaatatggttaattaaatatgtagAGGAAACACTATTTTCAAAGCACAAGGTAACAAAAGAATATACTTTAATTAGAATAATATCATAAGataatatgtaataataattttatgtgaATTATGTTTactaaaatacataaatacattTTAGGAATATATGGCATATGTGataaaaagtcaaaataaatttttgaatgCTTTCTATCTTACAACTATTTTTAGGTTAAGAtaatttggtttagaaaaatatatctGTTTCTTAGACAATAACATACTTCAATCAAATTAAATAGATAATAAtgtattaaattttctttttagaaaacaCATGTCAAGTGAGCCTGTCGCCTATATATATATCGCCACTCACTTCTTCCCTTCTTTTTCCTATACAACAATTAATTATTTCCAACTATcgctatataatatttatatactctctttctctccaaaaaTGAAGCTCTCTCAATATTAAATGAATTCTTTCTAGTCAATATTGaatgaacttttttaaaattaaattatttaaattttccaCAAAACAATTTGCATCTATCCATGATAAAAATAACCACAAAAGAACCAGAACATAAAATAGCTACAAAATTATAGGTATAAGTTTTTCCAAAATACGTGTGGTAAAATCCGTTGCTAGTTTTCCATGAATAGCCACAAGAAGAAATTCTCAAGTTGCGTCGAAGGTCACTTTCAGTTTGACAGGAGATTTCTCCAAAACCCTGAGGTAAAAGGAGCCATTGCCAAAGCTTGGAAACATGGAAACAGGAATACTGGTTTCAGAGTTTCTGAAAGAATAAGGGACTGTAGGAAAGCTCTCAGTGTATGGAAAAAAAGATTAGTGCAAATTCTCTTGATAAGATACACCAGTTAGTGTAAGTTCTAGAGAAAGTTCAGTCTGAAGGGTGAATTAGCAAAAGCTTATAGAGCGGAGGAAGATTTATGGCGTCAAAAAAGCCGACAAAAGTGGCTTAGGTCATGTAATCGTCATTCCAGATTTTTCCATGATTCTGTGAGAGGAAACAGATCAAGGGTAAGGATTGAAATGCTGCTGGATAGTAATGGTACTGCTCAAAGATCTAAAGCCGCAAAAGGTGAAGTTGCCTCTGCTTATTTTAACATCCTTTTCAACCCATCCAATCCATCTTCCTTTCTCAAATGGTTTCATGACTTTAAACCCAAGGTTACCCAAAGTATGAATGAGGAACTGATTGAAGAAGTCACAGCGGAAGAAATTAAAAATGCGGTTTTTCCATTAAAGCTTCAAGTGCTCCAGGTCCTGATGGGATGCCAGCAAGCTTCTTCCAACAATACTGGGATACCGTGGGGGCTCAAGTAATCAAGGAGGTTCAAAAATTCTTTGAAAGTGGAGTGTTCCCCATTGACTGGAATTACACTCACATTTTCCTCCTCCCAAAAACTCAACATCCGACAGAGATGACAGACCTAAGACAAATAAGTCATTTGCACAATTTTGTACAAGATCATTTCAAATATCTTGGTTAAACGATTGAAGCCCCTACTCCAGAACATTGTCTTATTAAATCAACCGGCCTTTGTCCCCGAAAGACTGATCTCGGATAACATAACGGTAGCACACGAAGCAGTGCATAGCCTCAGTGGTAAGAAATTGATGTCTGATAATTTCATTGCAGTGAAAACCGACATGTCGAAGGTTTATGATAGAGTCGAGTGGAGTTATCTCATATCTGTGTTAGCAGCTTTAGGCTTTCACCAAGTATGGATTAAATGAGACCAATGGGTAATGAAATGTGTCTTGTTTGTCAATTATTCTGTACTAATTAATGATCAACCGTTTGGACTCATCACTCCCCAAAGAGGTTTAAGACAACGTGATCCTCTATCTCCCTTTCTTTTTGACCTATATACTGAAGGACTCACTCACCTGCTCAACAAAGCACAACTCGAAGGAAGATAAGAAGGTATCAAGTTCGATGACCAAGGCCCAAAGATTCATCACCTACCCTTTGTTGATGACAGTTTGTTCATGTGCAAAGCGGCTTTGGAGCTAAGTCATGTCCTCCAGGCTATTTTGAAGAGGTATGAAAAAATCATGGGTCAAGGTATCAACCTTCGGAAATACTCAATCACGTTTGGGGTAAATGTGAGCAGGGATCTTAAAAGAGGTATCCAAACCAAGCTGGGTATCCACAAGGAAGGGGCAAGTACTTACTTAGAAATGCATGAGTGTTTCTATGGTTCAAAAGTGCAGCTTCTCGGTTGTATCAAAGAAGGGTTAAATCTAAGTTGTCTGGATGGTATGTTAAATCTCTATCCCAAGGAGGTAAAGAAGTCTTACTAAAATCGGTTGATTTGGCGATGCCTGTTTTTGTCATGACTTACTTCAGATTACCTAAAACTACATGTGCAAACCTTGCGAGTGTGATGGCAAATTTCTGGTGGAACAATGTGGAACATGCAAATAAAATCCATTAGCAAAGTTGGGAGAGGCTGTGTTTACCAAAAGACCAAGGAGGAATGAGCTTTAGAGTCATCGAAACCTTTAACCAAGCTCTGCTCTATAAACAAGCCTGGAAGATCGTCAATACCCTGATTGCCTCTTTTCTAAGGTGATGAAGAGTAAGTACTTCCCAACCTCTGAATTCTTACAGGCTAGAATTGGGAGAAGGCCATCCTTTGCTTGGAGAAGTATATTACATGGGAGGGATCTTCTAATCAAatgtttaaccaaaaacataGGTAATGGTAAAACCATTAGGGTGTGGATGGATAACTTGATTGAGGATGGAGAGCTGACACCGCCTTGGAGAAAGAATAACTTTTTTAACCCCAATCTTAGAGTGTGTGATTTGATTGATAGAAGAAGACGAACTTGGGATCTCCAAAAACTCGAAGATCTTTTTTTACCGGCTGACATTCAGagaatcatcaaaataaaaccgGTCCTGGATCAGGAGAATTTCTTTTCTTGGTGTTTCAATAAGAGTGGTGAAATTACAGTCAAATCGGCTTATTGGCTAGTCTCCCAATCAAACAATACAGTCATCATAATCCAAGCAAATCAACTTCCATCCATAAATGTCCTGAAATCCCAAATCTGGAAGGTACACACTGATCCTAAACTTCATGTTTTTCAAAGGAAGATCTTGTCTGGAGCTTTACCTGTGGCCTTG
The Camelina sativa cultivar DH55 chromosome 6, Cs, whole genome shotgun sequence genome window above contains:
- the LOC104789986 gene encoding defensin-like protein 8, with translation MKLSNRVFSALLLISFIILATTTEMGLADKICKTRSDRFSSVCFSSNSCAIICQQFEKFEGGQCEFDGVFRRCLCTKAC